A genomic region of Catalinimonas niigatensis contains the following coding sequences:
- a CDS encoding TonB-dependent receptor has protein sequence MSPSLMAQNQGALLEVRGKVIDAETQEALPYATVSLFQAQDSSLVSGGITDDAGAFILEAQVGNYYATINFMGYASRNINDLTLQSGQRVVNLGEIGIEAQSTDLEEVIVEGEKDMVELALDKKIFNVSQDPINAGRTAADILGNLPSVTVDGEGNVNLRGSSNVTILIDGKPSGLLSFDGAEGLRQLQGGLVDNVEIITNPSARYQAEGMAGIINIVLKKERSKGINGSFDFTVGQPDNYGAAINLNYRKENLNFFINYGLIYRNIANPHNTLYQEVYGDDTTFITRQRNTSRQTVLNNNIQLGADYFFNENNILTTSFTYRHAKGKRNTEIEYMDYLFNNDNLQSIIRRYQDESETEPNLEYSLNYKRNFGREDHELTAILTYIDNWEESDQNYTQRTFLTDNTPSNEPDQLQRSYNYETEKQLLLQADYVYPFGKEGKLEAGIRNTLRDITNDFLVTELQEQEWVPLEGLDNDFYYDENIYAAYMILGNKINKVGYQLGLRGEYTDLTTELLQTAEVNQREYFNLFPSAHFTYDLLNQHALQLSYSRRLHRPTYNDLTPFVTFFDNRNYFSGNPDLNPEYTHSIEVGHIKYFENASISSAIYYRHTDDKIFRIRDVDEEGLATTRPYNLVKEDAYGAEFITSYQPIAWWKMDLNLNFYRSMIDGSNLDQSFESDTYTWFGRLNSRFTVWGNTDIQLRGSYEAPQLTPQGRQLATAFLDVAITRDILKKKGTLTLNVIDIFRSNRNRSITEGDIFYTRSNFLRSPRQINLTLNYRLNQSKSQSKSDIVEE, from the coding sequence ATGAGTCCTTCATTAATGGCTCAGAATCAGGGTGCTTTGCTGGAGGTTAGGGGCAAGGTAATAGATGCTGAAACTCAGGAGGCTTTACCCTACGCAACAGTAAGTCTGTTTCAGGCGCAGGACAGCAGCTTGGTGAGTGGTGGCATTACGGATGATGCCGGAGCATTTATACTGGAAGCCCAGGTAGGTAACTACTATGCCACCATCAATTTTATGGGATACGCCTCCCGGAATATCAACGATCTTACTTTGCAATCCGGGCAGAGAGTAGTAAACCTTGGTGAAATAGGCATAGAAGCCCAATCTACCGACTTGGAAGAGGTGATCGTGGAAGGAGAGAAGGATATGGTGGAACTGGCGCTGGATAAAAAGATATTTAACGTGAGCCAGGACCCTATCAATGCAGGACGTACTGCGGCGGATATCCTGGGAAACCTTCCCTCAGTGACAGTAGACGGAGAAGGAAATGTAAACCTGAGAGGAAGCAGTAATGTCACAATTTTGATAGATGGAAAGCCTTCCGGTTTGTTGAGCTTTGATGGTGCAGAAGGGCTGCGGCAGTTGCAGGGAGGACTGGTAGATAATGTAGAAATCATCACCAATCCATCAGCCCGCTACCAGGCCGAAGGTATGGCCGGTATCATCAACATTGTACTCAAAAAGGAGAGGAGCAAAGGTATCAATGGTTCTTTTGACTTTACGGTAGGTCAACCGGATAATTACGGAGCCGCCATCAACCTCAACTACAGAAAAGAAAATCTGAATTTCTTTATCAATTACGGATTGATTTATCGCAACATTGCCAATCCCCATAATACACTTTATCAGGAAGTATATGGAGATGACACCACCTTCATCACCCGGCAGCGCAACACCAGTCGGCAGACGGTACTGAACAATAATATACAGTTGGGAGCCGACTATTTTTTCAATGAAAATAATATTCTAACTACCTCCTTTACCTATCGTCATGCCAAAGGGAAGCGTAACACCGAGATTGAGTATATGGATTATCTGTTTAACAATGACAATCTACAAAGCATTATCAGACGCTATCAGGATGAATCAGAAACCGAACCTAACCTGGAATATTCGCTCAACTACAAAAGAAATTTTGGTAGGGAAGACCACGAACTGACCGCGATATTGACTTATATAGATAATTGGGAGGAATCAGACCAAAATTATACACAACGTACTTTTCTAACCGACAATACCCCCAGTAACGAACCCGATCAGTTGCAGCGTTCCTACAATTACGAAACAGAAAAGCAATTACTTTTGCAGGCAGATTATGTCTATCCTTTCGGCAAAGAAGGCAAACTGGAAGCCGGTATCCGCAATACACTGCGCGACATTACCAATGATTTTCTGGTAACAGAATTACAAGAGCAGGAATGGGTACCTTTGGAAGGCCTAGATAATGATTTTTACTACGATGAGAATATCTATGCAGCTTATATGATTTTAGGAAATAAGATCAACAAAGTAGGCTACCAACTGGGATTGAGGGGAGAGTACACCGATCTGACTACCGAACTGCTGCAAACGGCAGAAGTCAACCAGAGAGAGTACTTCAATCTTTTTCCGTCGGCGCATTTTACCTATGATCTGCTTAACCAACATGCTTTGCAACTGAGCTATAGCCGCCGTTTGCATCGCCCTACTTACAATGACCTTACGCCTTTTGTTACTTTTTTTGATAACAGAAATTACTTCAGCGGTAACCCCGATCTGAATCCTGAATACACCCATTCCATAGAAGTGGGGCATATTAAATATTTTGAAAACGCTTCCATCAGTTCGGCTATTTATTACCGCCATACCGATGATAAAATATTTCGTATCCGCGATGTGGATGAAGAAGGCTTGGCTACTACCCGTCCGTATAATCTGGTGAAGGAAGATGCCTATGGGGCAGAATTTATCACCTCTTATCAGCCGATAGCCTGGTGGAAGATGGACCTTAACCTGAATTTTTACCGCTCCATGATTGACGGTAGTAATCTGGATCAGTCTTTTGAAAGCGATACCTACACATGGTTTGGGAGGCTCAATTCCCGCTTCACGGTATGGGGCAATACCGATATTCAACTCCGAGGAAGCTATGAGGCACCGCAGCTTACCCCTCAGGGCAGACAACTGGCTACTGCTTTTCTTGATGTAGCCATTACCCGGGATATACTGAAGAAAAAAGGAACACTGACGCTCAATGTCATAGATATCTTCAGGAGCAATCGCAACCGGAGTATTACCGAAGGAGATATTTTTTATACCAGAAGCAATTTTTTGCGTAGCCCCCGGCAGATTAACCTTACCCTTAACTACCGCCTAAACCAAAGTAAATCCCAATCAAAAAGTGACATCGTAGAAGAGTGA